In Leclercia sp. LSNIH1, the genomic stretch GCGTTTTAACGACGTGCCGCTGTGGATCCGCCCGAAGAGCTTCTTCCAGACCAACCCGACCGTGGCAAGCGAGCTGTACGCCACCGCACGCGACTGGGTGCGTGGTCTGCCGGTTAACCATATGTGGGATCTCTTCTGCGGCGTCGGCGGCTTTGGCCTGCACTGCGCCACCCCGCAGATGCAGCTGACCGGGATTGAGATCTCCGCCGAGGCGATCGCCTGTGCCACTCAGTCCGCCGCGGAACTGGGGCTGACGAATCTGCACTTCCAGGCGCTCGATTCGACGCAGTTTGCCACCGGCCAGGGCAACGTGCCGGAGCTGGTGCTGGTAAACCCGCCGCGCCGCGGTATCGGTAGGGCGCTGTGTGACTACCTGAGCCAGATGGCGCCAGAGTTTATTATCTACTCCAGCTGCAACGCCCAGACGATGGCGAAAGACATTCGCGACCTGCCCGGTTACCGGATTGCGCGGGTGCAGCTGTTCGATATGTTCCCGCATACTGCACACTATGAAGTGCTGACGCTATTAGTTAAATCCTGAGACCTTGCCCGGCGGCGCTACGCTTGCACGGGCCTACGGTTTCCCAGGCCGGGTAAGGCGTAGCCGCCACCCGGCGACAATCTTAAACAAAATGTGAACGTTTCCCTCCCCGGAAATCGGGTAAGCTTTAGCAGTTAAGATTCAATAAGGCTGACCGATGAAGCACATCCTGCTGGTGGAGGACGACGGCGATATCGCCGCATTACTGCGCCTCAATTTAGAAGACGAAGGTTACGTGATTACCCATGAAGCGGACGGGGGCAGGGCGCAGCAGCTGCTCGGGCAACCTCACTGGGACGCGGTGATCCTCGATCTGATGCTGCCCAACGTTGACGGGCTGACCCTCTGTAGAACGATCCGCGCCCGGGACCACTACCTGCCGGTGATTATCATCAGCGCCCGCAGCAGCGAAACCGAGCGTATTCTGGGCCTGGAAACCGGGGCCGATGACTATCTGGCTAAACCCTTCTCGGTGCAGGAGCTGGTGGCGCGCATCCGGGCGCTGTTCCGTCGTCAGCAGGCGATGGGGCAGCAAACGTCCGGGCTGATTAATGCCCACGGCCTGACCATCGACCCGCTGGCCCGCAGCGTGCTGCTGCGCGGCGAGGTGGTTGACCTGACGCCGCGCGAGTTCGACTTACTTTACTTTTTTGCCCGCCATCCAGGCGAGGTCTTCTCCCGGCTCGCCCTGCTCGAACAGGTGTGGGGATACCAGCACGAAGGGTACGAGCACACCGTCAACACCCATATCAATCGTCTGCGGGTAAAAATTGAGAAAGATGCCGCCGAGCCGGAGATCATCCGCACCGTCTGGGGTAAAGGCTATCTGTTTGCGGAACGCCCGCTATGATCCGCCGTCTCACCCTGATCTTCATCCTCCTGCTGACAGGCTGTGCGGCGGTGGCCTGCGCGGTGCAGCTCTGGACCAGCATGCAGTATGGCAACGCCATGGTGCAGCGCCTCTCCGGCGGGCTGGCGCAGCACATTGCCCAGCGCGAAACCCTGCTGGATGCACACGGGCAGGTGGATCGCTCCCGTCTCAAGCCGCTGTTCGACAGGCTGATGACCTACAACCCCAGCGTGGAACTCTACATCCTCTCCCCGGACGGGCAGATCCTTGCCGATGCCGCGCCGCCGGGGCATATCAAACGCCAGCGCCTCGCCGTTGCGCCGGTACAGCAGTTCCTGAGCGGCGGGATGATGCCGGTCTACGGCGACGACCCGCGCAGCCTGACGGGAGAGAAGGTCTTTAGCGCCGTGCCGCTGCATCAGGACGGCGTGCTGCGCGGCTATCTCTACATCATTTTGCAGGGTGAAGAGCTGAACGCGCTGGCGGAACAGGCATGGCAGAAAACGCTCTGGAGCACGGTGCTCTGGTCGCTGCTGCTGGTGGCCCTTTTCGGCGCGCTGGCGGGCGGCCTGGTCTGGTACTGGGTGACCCGGCCGGTGAAGCAGTTAACCGACGAGGTGAGCGGCCTGGATCGCGAGAGTATGCACGTCATCAAGCAGCTTGCCACCCAGCCCATACAGACCGCGCCCTCTGATGAAGTGGCCCTGCTGCGCAACACCTTTATCGAACTGGCGCAGCAGATTGCCAGCCAGTGGGATCAGCTGGCCGACAGCGACCGGCAGCGCCGGGAGTTTATCGCCAATATCTCCCACGATCTGCGTACCCCGCTGACCGCGCTGCTGGGCTATCTGGAAACTTTGTCGCTGAAATCGGGTACGCTATCCGCAGAGGAGACGCAGCACTATCTCGCCATTGCCCTGCGTCAGGGGCATAAAGTGCGCCATCTGTCGCAGCAGCTGTTTGAGCTGGCGCGCCTTGAGCACGGCAGCATCAAGCCCCAGCGCGAGCGCTTTGCTATCGGGGAGCTCATCTCCGACGTGGCGCAAAAGTTTGACCTGGCGGTAGAGACGCGCAAGCTGCGGCTGCATATCGACGTGCCGCGCCAGCTGCTGATGATCAACGCCGATCTGTCGATGATCGAGCGGGTGGTCACCAATCTGCTGGATAACGCCATCCGGCATACGCCGCCGGGCGGTGAGATCGGGCTGAAGGTGTGGCTGGAGGGCGAGCAATTGCAGGTGGAAGTCAACGACAGCGGGCCGGGGGTGGATGAACACCTGCGCGCCGATCTCTTTATGCGGCCTTCAGCGCTGAGCCAGCAGGCGTCGCGGGATAATCGCGGCGGGCTGGGGCTGTTGATCGTCAAAAGAATGCTGGAACTGCACGGCGGGGGGATCAGGCTGATGGAGGCGGCGAAAGGGGCGCGTTTTCGCTTCTATGTGCCGTTATAAAAACGCCGGGTGGCGGCTTCGCCTGACCCGGCCTACAAAACCACAAACCGCACCATCCGTAGGCCCGGTAAGGCGTAGCCGCCACCGGGCATCAGACAGCACCATTCGCAGGCCGGGTAAGCATTAGCGCCACCCGGCAAAACAGGCTTACTGCGGGAACCACTGGCCGCTGATTTTCTGATACGTGCCGTCGGCTTTAATCGCTTTCAGGGCACCGTTCAGTTTCTCTACCAGGGCTTTGTTATCCGGACGAACTGCGATGCCCAGGCCGGTGCCGAAGTACTGCGGATCGGTCACTTTATCGGTGGCGGTACCCAGCTGCGGGTTGGTCTTCAGCCACTCGTTCACCACCGCGGTATCGCCAAACACGCCATCAATACGGCCATTTTTCAGGTCGATAATCGCATTCTGGTAGCTGTCATAGGCGACGGTTTTCACTTCCGGGTGCTTATCCTGGAGGTATTTCTGGTGCGTGGTGCCGTTTTCCATGCCGATACGCTTGCCTTTCAGCTGCTCAAAGGAGGTGTACTGGCCTTTTTTGGCAATCACCACCGCGGAGTTGGCGTAGTACGGCTCGGTGAAGGCGACCTGCTTGCTACGCTCCGGCGTGATATCCATGCCGGAGATCACCGCGTCATATTTTTTAAATTTCAGGGACGGGATCAGGCTGTCAAAGGCGTGGTTAGTAAAGGTGCACTCGGCCTGCATCTGCTTGCACAGCGCTTTCGCCAGGTCGATATCAAACCCGACAATCTGGTTGCTGGCATCCAGTGATTCGAACGGTGGATAGGTCGCAGAAACACCGAAGTTGATTTTATCGGCAGCAGAGGCGCCTGCGGCGAAGGTAGCGAGTAAAGCGGCCAGAACTAACTTTTTCATGATGAAGCTCCCGTCTGTCAATCTTGTCATTATGTGCCGTGTCTGCGGCTGGGAGTTACATTGCCACTTAATGAATTTATATGCAATAAAAATGATTAAATATTAATTGAAAAATAAAAAAGACGGGAAGGTTTATGGGCTTCCCGTCTTTCTTAAGTCAAACATATGCAGTTTTAATTGCGGCGTTCGAAGGCGAGGGCTCTGCGTTCAACCAGACGCATCAGCAGCGTCAGCAGGCCGTTGACGATGAGGTAGATAATACCTGCGGCGCCAAACACCATCACATCGTAGGTACGACCGTACAGCAGCTGTCCGTGGCCCATCACCTCCATCAGGGTGATGGTGTAGGCCAGTGACGTACTTTTAAACACCAGCACCACTTCGTTGGAATATGACGAGAGGGCGCGTTTAAAGGCGTAGGGCAGGAGGATCGCCAGCGTATCTTTCTTGCTCATCCCCAGCGCGCCGCAGGACTGCCACTGGCCGTCCGGAATGGCGCGGATCGCACCGTAGAAGAGCTGCGTGGTATAGGCGGCACTGTTCAGCGAGAGGGCGAGCAGGGCGCAGAGCCACGGCTCCGAGAGCAGATGCCACAGCACCGGATATTCCTGCAGCGTGGGGAACTGGCCCGGGCCGTAATAAATCAGGAAGATCTGCACCAGCAGCGGCGTGCCGGTAAACAGGGTGATATAGCCGCGCACAATCCACACCAGCACCGGCGTTTTGAGCGTCAGGATGATGGTAAAAATCAGCGCCAGGATCAGCGCCACGATAATCGAGGCCACCGTCAGCGTCAGGCTGGTATGCAGCCCTTTCATCAGTTCGGGTAAATACTCAAGCATCAGCCTGGTCTCCGTTCAAAACGCGTCGCACGCAGATCAATACGCTTGAGAATGTACTGACTGAGCAACGTGATCACCAGGTAGATGGCCGCCGCCACGATGTACCAGGTAAAAGGCTCCTGAGTACGGGTGGCAATGCTTTTGGTTTGCAGCATCAGGTCGTTAACGCTGATTAAGCTCACCAGCGCGGTATCTTTCAACAGCACCAGCCACTGGTTGCCGAGCCCCGGCAGGGCATGACGCCACATCTGCGGCATCACCAGACGGAAGAAAATGGCGGTTTTCGACAGCCCCAGCGCCTGACCAGACTCCCACTGTCCCACCGGCACCGCTTTCAGCGCGCCGCGCAGGGTTTGCGAGGCATAGGCGGAGTAGAGCAGGGAGAGGGCAATCACACCGCACAGGAACGGGCTGACGTCAAAGTTTTCAATCTGCATCTGAATCGGGATCTGCACCACGCCCAGATTGAGCGTAAAGCCGTCCGACAGCGTCAGCAGCAGCTGCGAGGAGCCAAAGTAAATAAACAGCACCACCAGAATTTCCGGCAGGCCGCGCAGCAGGGTCACCAGTGCTGAGCCGGCCCAGGCGACAGGTCGCCACTTAGCCGACTCCCACACGGCAAAGATCATCGCCAGCACCAGGCCGATGATCAGCGCACAAACGGCAAGGCCGACGGTCATCCCGGCGGCGCTTGCTAATGGAAAAATTTCGTTCATCAGATCTTACTTCTGGAACCATTTGTTGTAGATGGAATCGTAGGTGCCATCTTTCTTCACTTTTTCCAGCGCAGTGTTGAATTTCTGCTGCAGCTCGGTGTTGCCCTGACGAACAGCAATGCCAAGACCGGTGCCGAAGTAGTCTTTATCCGTCACTTTATCGCCCACCGCGGCCAGCTTGTCGTTCGCTTTCAGCCATTCGGTCACCACCGCGTTATCACCAAAGACGGCGTCGATACGGCCATTCTGCAGATCCAGACGGGCGTTCTGGTAGCTGTCGTAAGGCACGGTGGTGATTTCCGGGTGCTTATCCATGATGAATTTCTGGTGGGTGGTGCCGTTCTGCACGCCCACTTTCTTGCCTTTCAGCGCGTCGATAGAGGCATATTTACCCTTCTGACCGATGAACAGGGCGGAGTTCTCATAGTACGGCGTACTGAACAGAACCTGCTTCTCACGTTCCGGGGTGATGTCCATACCGGCCATCACCGCGTCGATACGACGGAATTTCAGGCTTGGGATCAGGCTGTCGAAAGACTGGTTGGAGAAGGTACAGGTGGCGTCGATCTCTTTACACAGGGCGTTGGCCAGATCCACGTCAAAGCCCACAATCTTGTTATTCGCATCCATAGACTCAAACGGAGGGTAGGAGGCTTCCGTGGCAAAACGGATGGTCTGTGCTGCGGTGGCAGAGAGGCTAACGCTGGCAAGCAGCGCGGCAATCACTATTTTTTTCATTGTCGTTCTCTCGGTTCGATTAGTGAGACAGATAATTTCTGAATGCATCGGTCTGCGGCTCGGCAAAGCAGCGCGCATCCCCTTGCTCCACAATATGACCGTTTTCCATATAGACCACACGGCTGGCGGTTTTACGCGCCACTTCCACCTCGTGAGTCACGATCACCTGGGTAATGTTGGTCTCCGCCAGCTCGCGAATGATACTGACGATCTGGGCAGTGATTTCCGGGTCGAGCGCGGCGGTGGGTTCATCAAACAGGAGAACCTGCGGCTCCATCATCAGGGCGCGGGCAATGGCCACACGCTGCTGCTGGCCCCCGGAAAGGTGCAGCGGATAACGGTCGCTGTAGGGCTTCAGGCGCAGACGTTCCAGCAGCTTCTCGGCACGTGCCAGCGCCTGCTCTTTTGACAGGCCCAGCACGCGGCACGGCGCTTCAATCAGGTTCTGCTGCACGGTGAGGTGCGGCCAGAGATTATATTGCTGAAAGACCATGCCGACATTCTGGCGCAGATCGCGGATCGCTTTCTCAGAAGGGGCTTTCGCAAAATTGAAGTGGTTGCCCGCAATATCCAGCGTACCGGAGCGGGGCATTTCAAGCAGATTAAGGACGCGAAGCAGCGAGCTTTTACCCGCGCCGCTGGGACCAAGCAGAACCAGCGTTTCGCCCTCAGGGCAATTCAGGGTGATGTCGAACAGCGCCTGGTGTGCGCCGTAAAAGCAGTTAATGCCGTTTAGTTGAATACTCATCGGGGCAGTCTTTACTCATCCAGGCAATCTATAGCAATTGAGGCCGCAAATAGTACCGTTGACAGAATAGTTATGCAATATAACTGCGTTAAAAGTTAAATATAAACCGTATCCATACCTAAACATAGCACAAAATAGCGGAAGGGCAGGTCGACGAGAATAAATGTCGGCATTCCTCGCGAAATGCCAGACATTTTACGGGGTTTTCCCCTGGTTAACGGTCTGAAACGCGCGCGTTTAGCGGTTTTCAATCGACTGGCGCAGGGTGCCAGCCGGGGCGTGGACAGTGCCGCCCAGGTAGCGCACGTCGTCGATAGCCCAGCACTGACCTTCCCGGATCATCAACACTTCATCCTGCCAGGTCTGGCTACCCTGCGTCAGCTTGACGCGCAGCGGAATATTTCGCGCATCGGTATTCGGGATGGTCGATGCGCTGGAGACTTCTGCTTTTTCAGGCGCGGTGGTGCGGCTGGAGAAAGGATCGTCTTTCAGCAGGTTACGGTGCTGCGGATCGCGGCTGGCATCGCTCAGCAGCTGGGCCAGGCCGTCGCTCAGGTAGGGGCGCAGGGCGGTGAGGTCATTGCTGCGGTGCGTAATGCTGTAGTCATAGAACTGTTGAGCCACGGCATCCGGCCCGCCGGTGATGCAGCTGCCGCTGCGGGTACCGATGTCCTTAAAGGCCGGGGTGACTGGCGTTGTGCAGGCGCTGAGCAGCAGCGCGCAAGGCACTAAAAGCGTCAAAGCAGAATAGCGCATGATGATTTCCTTATTAGGCTGCAATAATTAACTAACCTTTAAATCATAGCGTAACGAGCAGATAATGATTTTGTTCTTAACCGCTTAGGCCCTTAACCGCGCAAAGGAGATCAGGATGCAATTTTCAACCACCCCCACTCTGGAAGGACAACCCATCAGCGAATACTGCGGCGTGGTGACCGGGGAAGCCATACTCGGCGCCAACGTCTTCCGCGACTTTTTTGCCGGCATCCGCGATATCGTGGGTGGCCGCTCCGGCGCCTATGAGAAAGAGCTGCGTAAAGCCCGTGAAATTGCCTTCAGGGAGATGGGCGAGCAGGCGAAGGCGATGGGGGCTGACGCGGTAGTGGGGATCGATATCGATTACGAAACCGTCGGCAAAGATGCCAGCATGCTGATGGTTAGCGTCAGCGGTACGGCGGTGAAAACGCGCCGATGAAGCAGGCTTTTGCACCCCTCCTGCTGGCGCTGCTGCTGGCAGGCTGTGCGGCAGAAAAAGGGATTGTCGAGAAAGGGGCCTATGAGCTGGACACCCGGCGTCAGGCGCAGGCGGCCTATCCGCGTGTTAAGGTGCTGGTTATCCATTACACCGCCGACGATTTTGACAGCTCGCTGGCCACCCTGACCGATAAAAACGTCAGCTCCCACTATTTGATCCCGGCGATCCCGCCCCTGCATAAAGGAAAACCGCGGATCTGGCAGCTGGTGCCGGAGCGGGATCTGGCCTGGCATGCCGGCGTCAGCTTCTGGCGTGGCGCCACGCGTATTAATGACACCTCTATTGGCATTGAGCTGGAAAACCGCGGCTGGCAAAAAATTAACGGCCAGAAACGCTTTGTTCCCTTCGAACCGGCGCAGATCGCTGCCCTGATCCCACTGGCGAAAGATATTATCCAGCGTTACGACATCAAACCCCAGAACGTGGTCGCCCACGCGGACATCGCCCCGCAGCGCAAGGACGATCCCGGTCCGTTGTTCCCCTGGCAGGCGCTGGCGCAGCAGGGGATAGGCGCCTGGCCGGATCCGGCCCGGGTGGCGTTTTATCTGAACGGGCAACCGCCTTATCAACCCGCAGACAGTGCCACACTCCTCAGTTTATTATCTCGCTACGGATATGATGTTCCAGATAATATTTCGCCCGCACAACAAAAGCGCATTATTATGGCTTTTCAGATGCATTTCAGACCGCAATTATGGAATGGTGTTTCTGATAGAGAAACAATTGCTATCGCCGAAGCGTTACTTGAAAAATATGGCCAGGGATAAGCCTCGACTATCACTATTGAGGTAGTTTTCTCTGTATCGACCTTAAGATTAATCTTAGGTTCATTTGTGATTCATTTTTAGTTAATTGACTTAAAATTACCCGAATATAATATGTGCATATAGCTTGCTAACTATTAGGTAGAGCAAATATTATTTGATAGTCATTCTCAGCAAAATTATTTTGAATTATCTGTTGCGACGTTTCTGACGCAGTGGGCTGCTTTATCCATAAAAAAATTAAACAGGCATAATAATGTTAAACGTATACTGTAAAAATAATCGACCGAAAAAGGCGATTGACGCCCTTGTTGCCGCTACGGCGGATTATCCTGAAAAAACATTAAAAAAATGGCAGAAAATTATTACCGCCGATTCACAATATGTTCATGTGATGGTCAGCGGTGAAATCGAAATTCGTCGTAACTCTGACGAGTTAAGTATGTTTACCATGCGTCAGGCCGGATTTTTAGGCATCTCAGCCATCTATAACACCGCCTCCCGCATGTACGGTCTGGTACGCGATACCACCATCATTCGCACCATCAGACGTGATGAATTCGAACGTCTTATTAGCGAGAAAAACCTTTGGCCAGAATTCAGCCAGTACTTAATCTGGTATATCGACATACTGAGCAAGCGCGATGATATTCTGGTGGCCCGCAGTGCTTATTCTATAGTCCGGGAATTCCTCCTCGAAATTAATGACCTGATTGTTCATCAGAATCGTGATATTAACGTATATGACTATATTCAGGAATACACCAGCCTGGCGCGCAGCACCATTATTAAAATTCTCTCAGACCTGAAAAAAGGTCATTACATTGTGGTTGAAAAAGGCAAATTAATAAATATCACCAGCCTGCCTGAACGCTACTGATAACCATTACGAATATCTCCATGGGTTAACGCCTGTGGAGATTTTTTTCGCATCGATGCATCTATTTTTTCTGTTTTTAACGCTGCCGTCTGATTTATCACCCGATTCGTCGTCTCAGAATCATATTGCGTCTCATCAACCGGCGCATCCGGTATCTTTCCCTGCAAATAATCTTGCTGCTGCTCTTTCAGCGCCTCCATAAACCGTTCTTTTAGTGAATCGGCATCTGTTTCTTGCCGGGCGGTATGCGTATCGGGCAACGGTTCACTGGAAATGTCATTGTCCGGAGCCTGCTGCCAGTCTAATGACTTATCCATCATCAACGGATCGTCTGACGGTAGCGGTGGTGCGGCATACTCCGCAGCTTTTGGTTTCGGTTCCGGGAACGGTTTTGAGACATAAACATAATGCATCTCCGAAAGCTGCGTATCCGGTTGCGCCACGCTCACCGGTTTGGGGATCGGCGCCGGATGTCGAAGATTCCAGTAGAGATGGGCGTACAGCCCGGCAATCAAAATGGCCCCCACGCAGCATAAGCAGGCCAAAGTTCGGAAGGCGATCCTATGCAACGCGGGAAGGCGGTAAGAGAACCAGACCGCCTCGCCGGTATTAAAGCTGCGCTGGGCAGCGAGGCATATAGTAGACATTAGTGCGTTTTTCCTTGCGCCAGAACATGCGGTGCGGTGTCAGCGACCGGGGAGAGAACCGTCGGAATAGTGTTATTGGCCCGCATTAGCTGCATCAGCGTCTCTTCCCCCGGCATACCGTCAACGTTCAGCCTTGCCTGGGCCTGAAATTCGCGGGTGCGCTGCACCAGCGTCTGCGTCCAGGTGTGAGCATGGGTTTCGGGTTCATGCAGCGCCTGGCTGAGTTGTGTATCAATCCAGGCCAGATCCTGGCGGCTGCTGGCGGCGCCGACCATATCTTGTCCTGCCGGGGTCAGACGGTGCAATAACGTGTAATTCCCGGTGGCGTGGGCGTTAAACCAGCTGCGCTTCACCTGCCAGGTGCGATTATTCAGCAGCAGATCCAGCGAGTTTGCCCCAACGCGGGCTACCACCGCATAGTTCAGGTGATCGCCGGTTTTCAGTTCACTCACCCACGGATAGCCCTCTTTTTCCAGCGCCTGCAGCGAGGCGTTGCCCTGTTTACAGATGAGATTCACCCGGGCGGCATTCTGGCAAAGCGCCTCGTCCGTTGAGGGATCGTACCCCCACATGGTGTAGAGCTGATGCATGGCGTCCGGCGCATTCACCACCTCTTTATCAAGGGTCGGCAGAACCGGCGCCTGCGGTGTGCGGACTGTCTGTTTCCAGCTTGCCGGAACAGGCAGCGGCACGGGGAGTTTCGCTGTGATGGCGCCCGAGAAATACCATCCGCAGGCGGCAAACAGCACGCTGGCGAACAGGCCGACCGTCGCCAGGGTTTTGCGATGGGTGTTGCGCGGCAGCACTTCACCCGCCGCCAGACGTAAATGGCGTGGCCCCACGCCGGGCGCCCGTTCGGTCCAGGCCGCCAGTAGCGACAGGTGCGCCAGCGCGTTCAGCTGGCTCACCGATCCTCTGGTCAGGGCGTGCATCCGGCGTATGCGGGCAGGGGTAAAGGGGGACGTTTCCGCCCCATGCTCCTGCGATTGCGCCTCAACATAGCGCATCACTTCGCGACAGGTGAGCGGGCGCAAGGTATGGCGGGTATGCACCCGGGACGCCAGCCCAGAGCGCTTCATCAGACGCGCATCCTGATCAGGGGTACCGGTCAGGACCAGCGTCAACGACAGATCGCACTCCTGCGCCCGGGAGAGCAGCATGCCCAGCGCCTCCCAGCCGTTATCGCGCATCGCCTGAACGGCGGAGAGGGTCACGACCATGCCACTCGTTTTGCTGGCTGGGTATTTTTCGTGCCACTGGCGCAGTACCGCGTCAACAGCCTGAATTTTGTTGCTGGCCTCTTTGGTCTGGGCGCTGAGTTTATACAGCAGCCCCTTCGCGCTTAGCTTTGGAAAAGCGTTAACGGCAACCCCGGCGGAGGCGTTCGCCAGTAGGTGTCCGGTGAAGGTGTTGAGCAGTGCCTCGTCATCGCCAAACAGCGCCACAATCCCGGGCACGGTTGATTTCTCTGCCAGCATGCCGAAGACATCCTGATGATAGGCCGCAAAGAAACTGCCGCAGGGGCGGGCTGCGCTCCTGAAGGGGGGGCGGGTAAATTTAAAATGGCTGAGGAACATAACGCTTCACCGATCTATTTCATTGACCAAATGTCACCCGGGAAAGTAAGGGAAGCGCGGTAAAGGGTCAATTTTGCGTGAGGAGAAAAATAACCTGCGTCGACTGACTAACATCGGTTAATTATCTGGTCAATATTTTTCTGTATTATAGTTAGTGGCAAACCCGATGGAGCGGGAGGCACATCATTATTACTATTTCAGAGTTTTCAGGTGCAGCGCCAGGCTGCTAACTTCTGCATTGACTAAAAGGTCACTATTAAAAATGAAAATGCAGCTCTATTCCCGGTTTATTGCGCCATGCGTAATGTTTGTTCTGCTGATATTTAGCGGCCAGCAGGGATATGTCGTATTTAAAGCGTATAAAAAGGCGGCCAATTCCGACCCGAATAAGGCACCCGCGCTTTCCCGCATGCGACAGTCAGAGCAGGACTTTG encodes the following:
- a CDS encoding ExeA family protein, with translation MFLSHFKFTRPPFRSAARPCGSFFAAYHQDVFGMLAEKSTVPGIVALFGDDEALLNTFTGHLLANASAGVAVNAFPKLSAKGLLYKLSAQTKEASNKIQAVDAVLRQWHEKYPASKTSGMVVTLSAVQAMRDNGWEALGMLLSRAQECDLSLTLVLTGTPDQDARLMKRSGLASRVHTRHTLRPLTCREVMRYVEAQSQEHGAETSPFTPARIRRMHALTRGSVSQLNALAHLSLLAAWTERAPGVGPRHLRLAAGEVLPRNTHRKTLATVGLFASVLFAACGWYFSGAITAKLPVPLPVPASWKQTVRTPQAPVLPTLDKEVVNAPDAMHQLYTMWGYDPSTDEALCQNAARVNLICKQGNASLQALEKEGYPWVSELKTGDHLNYAVVARVGANSLDLLLNNRTWQVKRSWFNAHATGNYTLLHRLTPAGQDMVGAASSRQDLAWIDTQLSQALHEPETHAHTWTQTLVQRTREFQAQARLNVDGMPGEETLMQLMRANNTIPTVLSPVADTAPHVLAQGKTH